From a single Kitasatospora sp. NBC_00458 genomic region:
- a CDS encoding alpha/beta fold hydrolase, protein MAEIRVNGVSLYFETRGAGPGLVLVHGSWTDADGWSRVLPGLAEQATVVAYDRRGHSRSEDLLTQGSVYEDAADLAGLVRGLGLAPAYAIGDSYGSLVALRLAAARPDLLRGVAVHEPPATGVLLADPELRPIGVAFAERISAVRELLEQAESAAAAELYVDTIALGPGAWEQLPAPVRHTYIRNAPTYLDELRDPDALDLDLTALNRFTEPVLLTQSDDSQPMYGEVLDLIDLSLPKPERHLYHGAGHAPHLSQPEEWVRVMLPRVLG, encoded by the coding sequence ATGGCCGAGATCAGGGTGAACGGGGTGTCGCTGTACTTCGAGACCCGGGGCGCCGGGCCCGGTCTGGTCCTGGTCCACGGGTCGTGGACCGACGCCGACGGCTGGTCCCGCGTACTGCCCGGTCTCGCCGAGCAGGCCACCGTCGTCGCCTACGACCGGCGCGGGCACAGCCGCAGCGAGGACCTGCTCACCCAGGGCTCCGTCTACGAGGACGCCGCCGACCTGGCGGGCCTGGTCCGGGGCCTCGGCCTCGCGCCCGCCTACGCCATCGGCGACTCCTACGGCTCCCTCGTCGCCCTGCGCCTCGCCGCCGCCCGCCCCGACCTGTTGCGCGGCGTGGCCGTGCACGAGCCGCCCGCGACCGGTGTCCTGCTCGCGGATCCGGAGCTGCGGCCGATCGGGGTGGCCTTCGCGGAGCGGATCAGCGCCGTCCGGGAGCTGCTGGAGCAGGCGGAGTCCGCGGCGGCCGCCGAACTGTACGTGGACACCATCGCCCTCGGACCGGGGGCGTGGGAGCAGCTGCCCGCGCCGGTCCGGCACACGTACATCCGCAACGCGCCGACGTACCTGGACGAGCTGCGCGACCCGGACGCGCTCGACCTCGACCTCACCGCGCTGAACCGCTTCACCGAGCCCGTCCTGCTCACCCAGAGCGACGACAGCCAGCCGATGTACGGGGAGGTGCTGGACCTGATCGATCTCTCGCTGCCCAAGCCGGAACGGCACCTCTACCACGGTGCCGGTCACGCTCCGCATCTGTCGCAGCCGGAGGAATGGGTGCGGGTGATGCTGCCGCGCGTCTTGGGGTGA
- a CDS encoding DUF397 domain-containing protein, with the protein MSAKHDPYDHDPADAAWTKSPFSGDSNGNCVIIARFPNGDVWLGDDKDLTRPHLAFDHAEWAAFTKAVETGSPGFTA; encoded by the coding sequence GTGAGCGCGAAGCACGACCCCTACGACCACGACCCCGCCGACGCCGCCTGGACCAAGTCCCCCTTCTCCGGCGACTCCAACGGCAACTGCGTGATCATCGCCCGCTTCCCCAACGGCGACGTCTGGCTCGGCGACGACAAGGACCTCACCCGCCCCCACCTCGCCTTCGACCACGCCGAATGGGCCGCCTTCACCAAGGCCGTCGAAACCGGCTCCCCCGGCTTCACCGCCTGA
- a CDS encoding VOC family protein has translation MERVLGIGGYFLRAADPASLGAWYRECLGLDADENGLWQQGAGPTVFAAFESGTDYFGPRTQQTMLNFRVGDLDAMLAQLRAAGADVAGETQEMEGVGRFGWVTDPEGNRIELWQPA, from the coding sequence ATGGAACGAGTGCTTGGAATCGGCGGGTACTTCCTGCGCGCCGCCGACCCGGCGTCCCTCGGCGCCTGGTACCGCGAGTGCCTGGGCCTGGACGCCGACGAGAACGGCCTCTGGCAGCAGGGCGCCGGGCCGACGGTCTTCGCGGCGTTCGAGTCCGGGACGGACTACTTCGGGCCCCGCACCCAGCAGACCATGCTCAACTTCCGGGTCGGCGACCTCGACGCGATGCTCGCGCAGCTGCGCGCGGCGGGAGCGGACGTGGCCGGGGAGACCCAGGAGATGGAGGGCGTCGGCCGGTTCGGCTGGGTCACCGACCCCGAGGGCAACCGGATCGAACTCTGGCAGCCCGCCTGA
- a CDS encoding helix-turn-helix transcriptional regulator, whose amino-acid sequence MCKSEWRRARVQAQRLADLARLRRVRDRIDREYAQPLNVEALARDVNMSAGHLSRQFRAAYGESPYAYLMTRRIERAAALLRRGDLSVTEICFEVGCASLGTFTTRFTELVGMPPGAFRRQAADAAAGHTDAAGAAPDAGTAVKVEGMPACVAKQVSRPVRNREAPAAEQPLA is encoded by the coding sequence ATGTGCAAGTCCGAATGGCGGCGTGCACGCGTCCAGGCGCAGCGCCTGGCCGATCTCGCGCGGCTGCGCCGCGTCCGCGACCGGATCGACAGGGAGTACGCGCAGCCGCTGAACGTGGAGGCGCTCGCCCGGGACGTGAACATGTCCGCCGGGCACCTGAGCCGGCAGTTCCGGGCCGCGTACGGCGAGTCGCCGTACGCGTACCTGATGACGCGTCGCATCGAGCGGGCGGCGGCGCTGCTGCGGCGGGGCGACCTCAGTGTCACCGAGATCTGCTTCGAGGTCGGCTGCGCGTCGCTGGGCACGTTCACCACCCGCTTCACCGAGCTGGTCGGCATGCCGCCCGGGGCCTTCCGGCGCCAGGCGGCGGACGCGGCGGCCGGTCACACCGACGCCGCGGGAGCGGCCCCCGACGCGGGGACGGCGGTCAAGGTGGAGGGGATGCCGGCGTGCGTGGCGAAGCAGGTTTCGAGACCGGTCAGGAATCGAGAAGCCCCGGCCGCCGAGCAGCCCCTAGCGTGA
- a CDS encoding DUF397 domain-containing protein, with translation MSEKHDPYGHDPADANWMKSPFSGDGNGNCVIIARFPNGDVWLGDDKDLTRPHLAFDHAEWAAFTKAITTGSPDFTA, from the coding sequence GTGAGCGAGAAGCACGACCCCTACGGCCACGACCCTGCCGACGCGAACTGGATGAAGTCTCCCTTCTCCGGCGATGGCAACGGCAACTGTGTGATCATCGCCCGCTTCCCCAACGGCGACGTCTGGCTCGGCGACGACAAGGACCTCACCCGCCCCCACCTCGCCTTCGACCACGCCGAATGGGCCGCCTTCACCAAGGCCATCACGACCGGCTCCCCCGACTTCACCGCCTGA
- a CDS encoding FAD-dependent oxidoreductase, giving the protein MARVAVIGGGISGLGTALMLGRRGHAVTLFEQDARQAGDDLHQDFFRWSRPRIPQAVQPHSLLAPVRSVLLAEIPDVYADLLARGAREYHEFDWFGEHPPHRDGDEDLVTLRTRRIVLEASLTSAVRREPGIDVRQGGRVQGLTFDADRPTRVTGVRVDGGAHPADLVVDASGRRSRVPDWLVAAGCRPPVVESHRTGLAYLCRWYRLRGDGPRDPGKVKNGSAAPYAIAGVFPSDNDTFAVNLLLSTTDPTRGALTDPAVFEAVARRFPATAAWLDLDPEPQSAVLAMAGLDNRWTSLVDEEGPVVTGLVNTGDSLVHTNPTLGHGVAFGLRAAQYLAGHADRIAADPADYHAWAAQALRPWFDDQVTADRANEQRLTGGAPPPERRAAALAACAFDDPVVMRARAHVRHLLQPADAAYGTDEVDRHVTAWLAANPDFSPEHDGPSRAEWDALIPG; this is encoded by the coding sequence GTGGCGCGGGTTGCGGTGATCGGTGGAGGAATCAGCGGGCTGGGCACAGCGCTCATGCTCGGTCGTCGGGGCCACGCGGTCACGTTGTTCGAACAGGACGCGCGGCAGGCCGGGGACGACCTGCACCAGGACTTCTTCCGCTGGAGCAGGCCGCGCATCCCGCAGGCCGTCCAGCCCCACTCGCTCCTCGCACCGGTGCGCTCCGTGCTGCTCGCCGAGATACCCGACGTCTACGCGGACCTGCTGGCGCGCGGGGCCCGGGAGTACCACGAGTTCGACTGGTTCGGCGAGCACCCGCCGCATCGCGACGGCGACGAGGACCTGGTGACCCTGCGCACCCGCCGCATCGTGCTGGAGGCCTCGCTGACCTCGGCCGTACGACGGGAGCCCGGCATCGACGTGCGGCAGGGCGGCCGGGTGCAGGGCCTCACCTTCGACGCGGACCGCCCCACCCGGGTCACCGGCGTGCGGGTGGACGGCGGGGCGCACCCGGCGGACCTCGTCGTCGACGCGTCGGGCCGCCGCTCGCGCGTCCCCGACTGGCTGGTCGCGGCCGGCTGCCGCCCGCCCGTCGTCGAGAGCCACCGCACCGGGCTCGCCTACCTCTGCCGCTGGTACCGGCTGCGCGGCGACGGCCCGCGTGACCCGGGGAAGGTGAAGAACGGTTCGGCCGCGCCGTACGCGATCGCCGGTGTCTTCCCCTCCGACAACGACACCTTCGCGGTGAACCTGCTGCTCTCCACGACTGATCCGACCCGCGGCGCGCTCACCGACCCCGCCGTGTTCGAGGCCGTCGCCCGCCGGTTCCCCGCCACCGCCGCCTGGCTCGACCTGGACCCCGAACCGCAGTCGGCCGTGCTGGCGATGGCCGGCCTGGACAACCGCTGGACCTCGCTCGTCGACGAAGAAGGCCCGGTCGTCACCGGCCTGGTCAACACCGGGGACAGCCTCGTCCACACCAACCCCACCCTGGGGCACGGCGTGGCCTTCGGCCTGCGCGCCGCCCAGTACCTCGCCGGGCACGCCGACCGGATCGCCGCGGACCCCGCCGACTACCACGCCTGGGCGGCGCAGGCCCTCCGCCCGTGGTTCGACGACCAGGTGACGGCCGACCGCGCCAACGAGCAGCGCCTCACCGGGGGCGCGCCGCCGCCGGAGCGGCGGGCCGCCGCCCTGGCCGCCTGCGCGTTCGACGATCCCGTCGTCATGCGGGCCCGCGCCCACGTCCGCCACCTCCTGCAGCCGGCCGACGCCGCCTACGGCACCGACGAGGTGGACCGGCACGTCACCGCCTGGCTGGCGGCCAACCCGGACTTCTCCCCGGAGCACGACGGCCCGAGCCGCGCCGAGTGGGACGCGCTCATCCCGGGCTGA
- a CDS encoding helix-turn-helix domain-containing protein yields the protein MTTDLSTIRQIRLGDELRALRLEQNKKLLEVTRGLKGWSAARLSKMERAEQPVGPTDLATLLDYYGVGGADREYYENLLGSGPPKQWWRNLDYAEAITPAFAEYLALEAEASHMLDYFPSGFPGLIQTEGYAKEMIAAGLDSPNEERVEAGAEVRILRQRRLTESPTLTLEAYFGEVALLIAGDQSVLAKQIRHAIEVAQSANVTLHMVPLSCGRPGILSSGITLMRFPGDTENGFVFIEAVGGMLPRRTGRDVRRAERAFARVKRHALSPDDTIIALERKLEELK from the coding sequence TTGACCACCGACCTCTCCACGATCCGGCAGATCAGACTCGGCGACGAACTGCGAGCCCTGCGACTGGAGCAGAACAAGAAGCTCCTGGAGGTCACGCGCGGTCTGAAGGGTTGGAGCGCGGCCCGGCTCAGCAAGATGGAGCGCGCCGAGCAGCCCGTCGGCCCCACGGACCTCGCGACCCTCCTGGACTACTACGGAGTCGGCGGCGCGGACCGGGAGTACTACGAGAACCTCCTCGGCAGCGGCCCGCCGAAGCAGTGGTGGCGCAACCTCGACTACGCCGAGGCGATCACGCCGGCGTTCGCGGAGTACCTCGCGCTCGAAGCCGAGGCATCGCACATGCTCGACTACTTTCCCTCCGGATTCCCCGGCCTGATCCAAACCGAGGGCTACGCCAAGGAGATGATCGCCGCCGGTCTCGACTCGCCCAACGAGGAGCGCGTCGAAGCCGGAGCAGAGGTCCGCATCCTTCGCCAACGCCGACTCACGGAAAGTCCGACCCTCACCTTGGAGGCGTACTTCGGCGAAGTCGCACTGCTCATCGCAGGCGATCAGTCCGTCCTCGCGAAGCAGATCCGCCACGCCATCGAGGTCGCACAGTCCGCCAACGTCACGCTGCACATGGTGCCGCTGAGTTGCGGACGCCCCGGCATCCTCTCATCGGGCATCACTCTCATGCGGTTCCCAGGCGATACCGAAAATGGCTTCGTATTCATCGAAGCCGTCGGCGGTATGCTCCCGCGTAGAACGGGACGCGACGTTCGACGAGCCGAGCGAGCCTTCGCGCGGGTCAAGCGGCATGCGTTGTCTCCCGACGACACCATCATCGCCCTTGAACGCAAGTTGGAAGAGCTGAAGTGA
- a CDS encoding ATP-binding protein translates to MSTLSRPVLRTWETALTDHCTSVRTARRRIRDQLTSWGWAGERVDDLVLIVSELVTNAVVHACQGHGEVRLYLQEFDGDCRLEVWDPRFDLPLLERRPRRFGEGGRGIEMVRELAFDFGVVVRRGAGKRVWVRVLLDENRNPPPLLRS, encoded by the coding sequence ATGTCCACTTTGAGCCGGCCTGTCCTCCGCACCTGGGAGACCGCCCTCACCGACCACTGCACCTCGGTGCGGACCGCTCGCCGCCGGATCCGCGACCAGCTGACCTCCTGGGGGTGGGCGGGGGAGCGGGTCGACGACCTCGTCCTGATCGTCTCCGAGCTCGTCACCAACGCCGTCGTCCACGCCTGCCAGGGGCACGGCGAAGTCCGGCTCTACCTCCAGGAGTTCGACGGCGACTGTCGGCTCGAAGTCTGGGACCCGCGCTTCGACCTCCCGCTCCTGGAGCGCCGCCCCCGCCGGTTCGGCGAGGGCGGCCGGGGGATCGAGATGGTCCGCGAACTCGCCTTCGACTTCGGCGTCGTGGTCAGGCGCGGTGCCGGCAAGCGGGTGTGGGTGCGTGTCCTGCTCGACGAGAACCGCAACCCGCCGCCCCTGCTCCGGAGTTGA
- a CDS encoding winged helix-turn-helix transcriptional regulator: MGDAENPPPAPHHGTPDGARDAVDREEDLGGDVFASDCRARIAFEVIAGRWDSVVVYILGEQGPMRPRAMLARIGGISPKVLNDALRRLEYNGLVERRRYAESPPRVDYALTEAGAALIGPIRALGAWSAAHGDAVLAAQDRFGAEEAQGA, from the coding sequence ATGGGAGATGCCGAGAACCCGCCGCCCGCACCGCACCACGGCACACCCGACGGCGCACGGGACGCCGTCGACCGGGAGGAGGACCTGGGCGGGGACGTGTTCGCGTCCGACTGCCGGGCCCGGATCGCCTTCGAGGTGATCGCCGGCCGCTGGGACAGCGTGGTCGTCTACATCCTCGGCGAGCAGGGTCCGATGCGGCCGCGCGCGATGCTCGCCCGGATCGGCGGGATCAGCCCGAAGGTGCTCAACGACGCGCTGCGGCGGCTGGAGTACAACGGCCTGGTCGAACGCCGCCGCTACGCCGAGAGCCCGCCCCGGGTCGACTACGCCCTGACGGAGGCGGGTGCGGCGCTGATCGGCCCGATCCGGGCCCTGGGCGCCTGGTCGGCCGCCCACGGTGACGCCGTGCTCGCCGCGCAGGACCGCTTCGGCGCCGAGGAGGCGCAGGGCGCCTGA
- a CDS encoding beta-class carbonic anhydrase, which yields MTAFSSVTEHYLHNNAAYAAGFEGPLPLPPARRTAVLACMDARLNVYGVLGLNEGDSHVIRNAGGVATDDAIRSLAISQRLLGTEEIILIHHTDCGMLTFGDDAFRESIREETGVKPPWAAEAFADLETDVRQSVARIRTSPFVPKTDAVRGFVFDVATGKLDEVVL from the coding sequence ATGACCGCATTCAGCTCCGTCACCGAGCACTACCTCCACAACAACGCCGCCTACGCCGCCGGATTCGAGGGTCCGCTGCCGCTGCCCCCGGCCCGTCGGACCGCCGTACTCGCCTGCATGGACGCCCGGTTGAACGTCTACGGCGTCCTCGGGCTGAACGAGGGCGACTCGCACGTGATCCGCAACGCGGGCGGCGTGGCGACCGACGACGCGATCCGCTCACTGGCCATCAGCCAGCGGCTGCTGGGCACCGAGGAGATCATCCTGATCCACCACACCGACTGCGGGATGCTGACCTTCGGGGACGACGCCTTCCGCGAGTCGATCCGCGAGGAGACCGGCGTCAAGCCCCCGTGGGCCGCCGAGGCCTTCGCCGACCTGGAGACGGACGTACGGCAGTCGGTCGCGCGGATCAGGACCAGCCCGTTCGTCCCGAAGACGGACGCGGTGCGCGGCTTCGTCTTCGACGTGGCCACCGGCAAGCTCGACGAGGTCGTGCTGTAG
- a CDS encoding VOC family protein, with product MRIHLTSVFVDDQEKALRFYTDVLGFVKKTEVPIGKDRWLTVVSPEAPDGTELLLEPDGHPAVKPYKTALVRDGIPATSFAVDDVPAEFERLRALGVRFTQEPTEMGPVTTAVLDDTCGNLIQIVHSK from the coding sequence ATGCGGATCCACCTGACCAGCGTCTTCGTCGACGACCAGGAGAAGGCCCTGCGCTTCTACACGGACGTGCTGGGCTTCGTGAAGAAGACCGAGGTCCCCATCGGCAAGGACCGGTGGCTGACCGTGGTCTCGCCGGAGGCGCCCGACGGGACCGAACTGCTGCTGGAGCCCGACGGCCACCCCGCGGTGAAGCCGTACAAGACGGCGCTGGTCAGGGACGGCATCCCGGCGACCTCCTTCGCGGTGGACGACGTGCCGGCGGAGTTCGAGCGGCTGCGCGCCCTCGGGGTGCGCTTCACGCAGGAGCCGACGGAGATGGGCCCGGTCACCACGGCGGTCCTCGACGACACCTGCGGCAACCTGATCCAGATCGTGCACAGCAAGTAG
- a CDS encoding putative immunity protein, whose amino-acid sequence MNEVSISDDDRRLLALWTADCAERALALFEAEAPGDTRPREAVEGARAFAREGRRTALLRARAHAALAAAREVDDPAAAAAARAAGYAAASPYIHPLATPHQVKHALEPAVHAALALELAAGAGAVGGGAGGGAVVGGAAPAGPAVGEGEIRRAAEHAPPAVRALVGRFPECAPGRTRPAVLRRQLDEALRG is encoded by the coding sequence GTGAACGAGGTCAGCATCAGCGACGACGACCGCCGCCTCCTCGCGCTCTGGACCGCCGACTGCGCCGAACGGGCGCTGGCGCTGTTCGAGGCGGAGGCACCCGGTGACACCCGGCCGCGTGAGGCGGTCGAGGGCGCCCGCGCCTTCGCCCGGGAGGGGAGGCGGACGGCGCTCCTGCGCGCCCGGGCCCACGCGGCGCTCGCGGCCGCCCGCGAGGTCGACGACCCCGCCGCCGCGGCCGCCGCCCGGGCCGCCGGCTACGCGGCGGCGTCCCCCTACATCCACCCGCTGGCCACCCCGCACCAGGTGAAGCACGCCCTGGAGCCCGCCGTCCACGCGGCGCTCGCCCTCGAACTCGCCGCGGGCGCAGGCGCGGTGGGCGGAGGGGCGGGCGGAGGGGCGGTGGTGGGCGGCGCGGCACCGGCCGGTCCGGCCGTGGGGGAGGGGGAGATCCGTCGGGCGGCCGAACACGCCCCACCGGCGGTCCGCGCACTGGTCGGCCGGTTCCCGGAGTGCGCCCCCGGCCGCACCCGCCCCGCCGTGCTCCGCCGACAGCTCGACGAGGCGCTCCGCGGCTGA
- a CDS encoding NAD(P)-binding domain-containing protein, whose protein sequence is MRIGILGTGAMAAGLGGAWVRAGHEVLVGGRDPGAALKTATRIRAAGSGGLADAARFGEAVLVAVPADVAVAVVGGLAGDLAGRTLLDCTVPMAPGTGGPVVTTSGGGDSIAVRLAAAAPGARVAKVFGICHESIWTMPHPAFVGMPLTVPFCADSQGAVELVTALVESMGCTAASCGGLERAGLLESAAVFAIGVWWDGGEARYAFPAPALAPGAVDDEQL, encoded by the coding sequence ATGCGGATCGGCATTCTCGGAACGGGCGCCATGGCGGCGGGACTCGGCGGGGCCTGGGTGCGGGCCGGGCACGAGGTCCTGGTGGGCGGGCGCGACCCCGGTGCGGCGCTGAAGACGGCCACCCGGATCCGGGCCGCGGGCAGCGGGGGGCTGGCGGACGCGGCGCGGTTCGGCGAGGCGGTGCTGGTCGCCGTGCCCGCCGACGTCGCGGTGGCGGTGGTGGGAGGCCTGGCCGGGGACCTGGCCGGCCGGACCCTCCTGGACTGCACCGTGCCGATGGCGCCCGGCACGGGCGGCCCGGTGGTGACCACGTCCGGCGGCGGCGACTCCATCGCGGTGCGCCTCGCGGCGGCGGCGCCCGGCGCCCGGGTGGCCAAGGTGTTCGGCATCTGCCACGAGAGCATCTGGACCATGCCCCACCCCGCCTTCGTGGGCATGCCGCTCACCGTGCCGTTCTGTGCGGACTCGCAGGGCGCTGTCGAGCTGGTGACCGCGCTGGTCGAGTCGATGGGCTGCACGGCCGCCTCCTGCGGCGGGCTGGAGCGGGCGGGGCTGCTGGAGTCGGCGGCGGTGTTCGCGATCGGCGTGTGGTGGGACGGTGGCGAGGCCCGGTACGCCTTCCCCGCACCGGCGTTGGCGCCCGGCGCGGTGGACGACGAGCAGCTCTGA
- a CDS encoding serine hydrolase domain-containing protein codes for MQRLHGWADDRFGAVADAFARNHADFPELGSAVTVFADGRKVVELWGGVADERTGRAWQADTVVPVFSCAKGLVAVCAHLLAQQGRLDLDAPIARYWPEFARHGKETVTTRAVLGHRAGIPVLDAVLSFDEIAAWTPVVRAIEEQEPLWEPGTAHEYHGHVFGFVVGEVIRRITGLAPSRFFREAVAEPFGGLDAWLGLPEAELPRLARLAEAEGRPPMPGPEHLLTRIVTMNGALVFPGLDEPHGWNDPAVHRLELPGAGAVASATGLAGLYAAAVTGIEGRPGRLLSPATVTDALRELSSGKSFLGFDGGSPWGSGVVLGSPGSRPMLGARSFGNEGSGGQFAFGDDEFGIGFAYLSNRMIGYGDARADRLTDAVRTSLCAA; via the coding sequence ATGCAGCGCCTTCACGGCTGGGCCGACGACAGGTTCGGCGCCGTCGCCGACGCCTTCGCCCGCAACCACGCCGACTTCCCCGAGCTCGGCTCCGCGGTCACGGTCTTCGCGGACGGCCGGAAGGTCGTCGAGCTGTGGGGCGGGGTCGCGGACGAGCGCACCGGGCGGGCCTGGCAGGCGGACACCGTCGTCCCGGTGTTCTCCTGCGCCAAGGGCCTGGTCGCGGTCTGCGCCCACCTGCTCGCCCAGCAGGGCCGGCTCGACCTCGACGCGCCGATCGCCCGCTACTGGCCCGAGTTCGCGCGCCACGGCAAGGAGACGGTCACCACCCGGGCGGTGCTCGGCCACCGGGCCGGCATCCCGGTGCTGGACGCCGTGCTCTCCTTCGACGAGATCGCCGCCTGGACGCCCGTCGTCCGCGCGATCGAGGAGCAGGAGCCGCTCTGGGAGCCGGGCACGGCGCACGAGTACCACGGACACGTGTTCGGGTTCGTGGTCGGCGAGGTGATCCGCCGGATCACCGGCCTCGCCCCGAGCCGGTTCTTCCGTGAGGCGGTCGCCGAACCGTTCGGCGGACTGGACGCCTGGCTCGGCCTGCCGGAGGCCGAACTGCCGCGCCTGGCCCGGCTGGCGGAGGCCGAGGGCCGCCCTCCGATGCCCGGCCCCGAGCACCTGCTGACCCGCATCGTGACGATGAACGGCGCGCTGGTCTTCCCCGGCCTGGACGAGCCGCACGGCTGGAACGACCCGGCCGTGCACCGGCTCGAACTGCCCGGGGCGGGCGCCGTCGCCTCCGCGACCGGCCTGGCGGGCCTGTACGCGGCGGCCGTCACCGGGATCGAGGGCCGGCCGGGCCGCCTCCTCTCCCCCGCGACCGTGACCGACGCGCTGCGCGAACTGTCTTCCGGCAAGAGCTTCCTGGGCTTCGACGGCGGCTCCCCCTGGGGCTCCGGCGTGGTGCTGGGCTCGCCCGGGTCCCGCCCGATGCTCGGCGCCCGCAGCTTCGGCAACGAGGGGTCGGGCGGCCAGTTCGCCTTCGGTGACGACGAGTTCGGCATCGGCTTCGCGTACCTCTCGAACCGCATGATCGGCTACGGCGACGCCCGCGCCGACCGCCTGACCGACGCCGTCCGCACCTCCCTCTGCGCCGCCTGA
- a CDS encoding tetratricopeptide repeat protein produces the protein MDDEQRTTALAQAVRLREEGTREACEQLIRLSDRYPQDAALAYQAAWAHDSLGLEAEAVPCYERALAGSGLSEEERHGALLGLGSTYRVLGRYESSLATLRRGLEEFPEDAALRTFLAMALYNTGEPREAVRTLLRVTGETSADPGVQKYRRAVEYYADHLDETQ, from the coding sequence ATGGACGACGAGCAGCGGACGACGGCCCTGGCGCAGGCGGTACGGCTCCGGGAGGAGGGCACCCGGGAGGCGTGCGAGCAGCTGATCCGCCTGTCGGACCGGTACCCGCAGGACGCCGCGCTCGCCTACCAGGCGGCCTGGGCGCACGACTCCCTCGGACTGGAGGCCGAGGCCGTCCCCTGCTACGAACGGGCACTGGCCGGCTCCGGCCTGTCCGAGGAGGAGCGCCACGGAGCGCTGCTGGGACTCGGCAGCACCTACCGGGTGCTGGGCCGCTACGAGTCGTCGCTGGCGACGCTCCGCCGCGGCCTGGAGGAGTTCCCGGAGGACGCCGCCCTCCGGACCTTCCTGGCGATGGCGCTGTACAACACCGGCGAGCCCCGCGAGGCGGTGCGGACCCTGCTCCGGGTGACGGGGGAGACCAGCGCCGACCCCGGCGTGCAGAAGTACCGCCGGGCGGTCGAGTACTACGCCGACCACCTGGACGAGACCCAGTAG
- a CDS encoding glyoxalase: MVMATTASTAARTSLASVTLEVADPEAAGRFYSAFGVDSYIRLRASAAHSTGFRGFTLALTVSGPATVDGFFNAAVDAGATVLKPAAKSLWGYSGVVRAPDGTIWKIATSAKKDTGPATREIDAVVLLIGVEDVKATRQLYTGRGLTVAKSFGGKYAEFAPGKSSQVTLALYKRRALAKDLGVPVDGTGSHRIVLGGTADDFTDPDGFAWEAAKSLAPTPS; this comes from the coding sequence ATGGTCATGGCAACCACCGCTTCCACCGCAGCCCGTACGTCCCTCGCCTCCGTCACCCTGGAGGTGGCCGACCCCGAGGCCGCCGGCCGCTTCTACAGCGCCTTCGGCGTGGACTCGTACATCCGTCTGCGGGCGTCCGCGGCGCACTCCACCGGATTCCGCGGCTTCACCCTGGCGCTCACCGTGTCCGGGCCGGCCACCGTCGACGGCTTCTTCAACGCCGCCGTCGACGCCGGCGCCACGGTCCTGAAGCCCGCCGCGAAGTCGCTGTGGGGCTACAGCGGCGTCGTCCGGGCCCCGGACGGGACGATCTGGAAGATCGCGACCTCGGCGAAGAAGGACACCGGCCCCGCCACCCGCGAGATCGACGCGGTCGTCCTGCTGATCGGCGTCGAGGACGTGAAGGCCACCAGGCAGCTCTACACCGGCCGGGGCCTGACCGTGGCCAAGAGCTTCGGCGGCAAGTACGCCGAGTTCGCCCCCGGCAAGTCCAGCCAGGTCACGCTGGCGCTGTACAAGCGCCGTGCCCTCGCCAAGGACCTCGGCGTGCCCGTCGACGGCACCGGCTCGCACCGCATCGTCCTCGGGGGCACCGCCGACGACTTCACCGACCCGGACGGGTTCGCCTGGGAGGCCGCCAAGTCGCTCGCCCCCACGCCGTCCTGA
- a CDS encoding iron chaperone, whose protein sequence is MPSTKSPAEVSGTTAEKYDGFTAEERAAMKDHASEQKKATARRGSSRAEKAAAEERDVLAKIAEMPEADRVLAERIHGIIRTAAPDLAPKLWYGMPAYARDGKVVCHFQSAEKFKSRYATLGFSDQAALDDGAVWPTAFAVRELTEADEERIGALVRRAVGR, encoded by the coding sequence ATGCCGTCCACGAAGTCGCCCGCCGAGGTCTCCGGCACGACCGCCGAGAAGTACGACGGATTCACCGCCGAGGAGCGGGCCGCGATGAAGGACCACGCGAGCGAGCAGAAGAAGGCGACGGCGCGGCGCGGCTCGTCCCGGGCGGAGAAGGCGGCCGCGGAGGAGCGGGACGTGCTCGCGAAGATCGCCGAGATGCCGGAGGCGGACCGCGTCCTCGCCGAGCGGATCCACGGGATCATCAGGACCGCCGCTCCGGACCTCGCGCCCAAGCTCTGGTACGGGATGCCCGCGTACGCCAGGGACGGCAAGGTCGTCTGCCACTTCCAGAGCGCGGAGAAGTTCAAGTCGAGGTACGCCACGCTCGGCTTCAGCGACCAGGCGGCACTCGACGACGGCGCCGTGTGGCCGACCGCCTTCGCCGTGCGGGAGCTGACCGAGGCCGACGAGGAGCGCATCGGCGCGCTCGTCAGGCGGGCGGTGGGCCGGTAG